Proteins encoded in a region of the Rhodopirellula halodulae genome:
- a CDS encoding MarR family winged helix-turn-helix transcriptional regulator, producing MASIRRIIRAVDLHSRQLVGGHGLTGPQLAVLQAISRIEQATPSAIAKDVHLSQATVTGILRRLQERSLVVRERSPKDGRSVLIAMTKDGEKLLEASPSLLQDRFRNALSELSKDEQLRMLSTLQQVASLMDAEEIDASPMLVPGDVSQSAENGH from the coding sequence GTGGCATCGATTCGTCGGATCATCCGTGCCGTGGATCTGCATTCGCGGCAGCTCGTCGGAGGTCACGGATTGACCGGTCCGCAGTTGGCTGTCTTGCAGGCCATCTCGAGAATTGAACAGGCGACCCCTTCGGCCATTGCGAAGGATGTTCATTTGAGTCAAGCGACGGTGACAGGAATTCTCCGTCGGCTGCAGGAGCGTTCGTTGGTTGTGCGAGAACGTTCTCCGAAGGACGGACGTTCCGTTTTGATTGCAATGACCAAGGATGGCGAGAAGCTGTTGGAAGCGTCACCTTCTTTGTTGCAGGACCGTTTCCGGAACGCACTTTCGGAATTGTCGAAAGACGAACAATTGCGGATGCTGTCGACACTGCAGCAAGTCGCTTCCCTAATGGATGCGGAAGAAATTGACGCATCACCCATGTTGGTCCCGGGCGACGTTTCACAGTCGGCGGAGAATGGACACTGA